DNA sequence from the Dunckerocampus dactyliophorus isolate RoL2022-P2 chromosome 4, RoL_Ddac_1.1, whole genome shotgun sequence genome:
tttgtgATATTGCTACAATTGCTTTTCCAGTCACCGACATCATAGAGAATCTGAGAACTGACGACTTTTGTGGaactaagtatttttttttcttgccctGTGCCAGGTTCTCCAGCAGAGCTGTCTCCCAGCACTCTGTCGCCTGTCAATCATAGCATGGGTAAGACGAAGCTCTGCCTCAATTGATATTGTGTCAATGTGTTTGCATCATGTAAATACTTCATAATTAAGAGAACAGCCTCCTCACACTACTCTCTCTCTTTAGACCTGCAACCCGTGACTTACTCAGAACCAGCCTTTTGGTGCTCAATAGCTTACTACGAGCTCAATCAGCGCGTAGGGGAGACGTTCCACGCCTCACAGCCTTCATTGACGGTGGACGGATTTACAGACCCATCGAACTCTGAGCGATTCTGTTTGGGTCTGCTTTCTAATGTTAACAGGAATGCCACTGTGGAGATGACTCGAAGGCATATAGGTAAGTCACAGCGTCAgacaaaaaaaggaattcataatgataatgatacaccaacagaaaaaaatgtttcagcaAAGATAGGAGTGTAACAGTACATGTTTTtgtaatctgatttttttcagtacGGAACCTTTTTGATTTTGTACAGAGGCACTCAATACTCATtgaaagtgagggacaggaagtatgCCTTGCATCAGGAGTCGACTCTgtgaacaaatacagtgcagcccagtgGTTGGCTAGCAAAAGTCATGGATAGTCATGGCTGGTATAGTGCCACTCAGAAGCCAGAGCCTGGAAATGCGCGTCTGTCGTTCAAGTCTCcggtttgggaacacttggccttccatGTGAAATACGTAAACTGACAAAGACTAGTGGATAAGTAGAAAGCAGTGCATTGCAATTGTTCAGTAGAGTTCGATGCTGCACCTCAGCCAATGAGGaactaccatccatccattttctatgccgcttctcctcatgagggtcgcgggggcatgctggagcctatcccagcggacttcgggcgacaggcggggtacaccctggactggtcgccagccaatcgcaggacacagacaaacaaccattcacactcacattcatacctatggacaatttagagtcgccaattaacctaacatgcatgtttttggaatgtgggaggaaaccggagtacccggagaaaacccacgcacgcacggggagaacatgcaaactccacacagaaaatgccctagggagaatcgaacccagagcTTCCAATGAGGAACTTTCATTtcctaaatatttaaaaattcacactgttcaaactgttactgttgAACTTGCTTGTGGCATTCCTAAAAATAAATTCTGTAAACTAGAGGTGTCCAAAGCATGGGCCAGGAGCTATTTTTGgcccacaattttttttgtataggCCTTATCCTAAAGAATAAAATTAATTCAGTTTTAACGAGATATATTCTTAGATATTATACTAACTttttttgtcacctataacacaaaggaaaggtgtggatgttttgttcagatagttttgcatatattgacctacatgggattggttttagcatttaaaagcgtacatttttatttgaaaattgtatttattggagaattgcTTGCCAGCAGTTAGCAGTTTTGTATATTTAATTTTCAAAGCTAAGCAGTTTATTTTGTAtcttgttcccttactgtaccaaaaatgaacaaaaccgTGACGTTAAAATCAAGGTACGTAGGAACCGTGATTATGGCATACCGTTATACCCCTAATTCTCGCTATTTTCAGTTCATTAATCCctcgctttgaattttgcggcttcactgtatcacaggttttcaaaaatgtattaagtaataaatcactctgttttgtggttgaatacggcctattattagtccgaaatatgcatattgaagcaaactatgtatttttgcctcaatcagaagatgcattcaaagacgttgtgatgatggtattatacactggtcacaagctgtcattgttactgtaatgttcggtgagacacaaaagcaccagacgtgatcgccgaaacaacaggcttttattgcagggctactgttgcggacATAGTCCTAGGCGATCTAAAACGCAACcctgaatccccgacgtcacttcctgtcttccgcctaccactcagctcctctagcatcggaacacatttacagcagcacacacaagcacgagtcttatttatgtcttaaatggcttattttctgtctttttatgtccactatattgggtaatccaAGTGTAAAGTTGattatagaggtgttatttcatgttcagagggctctaatcatgttagaaaacatatttagatggtcgtaaacaggttttctatgttctaactataaaaaaatattcaatttatgaacatgaacgtaaattcacttattacggttagctctggaaccaattaaccacgataaacaagggattactctatgaaaatagcattttgttgtgttttgtgcatACAGGAAGAGGTGTTCGACTCTACTATATAGGTGGGGAAGTGTTTGCTGAGTGTCTGAGTGATAGCGCCATCTTTGTCCAGAGTCCAAACTGCAATCAACGGTATGGATGGCATCCAGCAACAGTGTGTAAAATTCCACCAGGTAACTCACAGAAGCGTCCAagtttttagtttttctttaatgtcCAGTATTGCTCTGTACAGAACACTGtatcattaaataataacaaaatcttAGAAACTAATTTCAAATCAGCTTTTCCATTTAATTCTAAGTGGCTATTTGGGAATTCACTGGCAAGAAAATCAAGCCTGCAGTAAAAGTTATTAACATAATTTTTTCATGCCAAAGGCCTACTTATCAATCACTttcatgtgtgtatttttaccTTCTCAGGCTGTAATTTAAAAATCTTCAATAATCAGGAATTTGCAGCATTGCTGGCTCAGTCTGTCAACCAGGGCTTTGAGGCTGTATACCAACTCACTAGGATGTGCACCATACGCATGAGCTTTGTCAAAGGCTGGGGAGCTGAGTACAGGTGAGCTGCATCATATTACCTCATTACATAAatcaatacaggtggtcctttgGTTTagggcacatgtgtcaaactcgtgccctggagggccgagacgttgcaggttttctctccaaccagtttcttcagcaagtgatttaattgatgagcaccttccctcaaactgaaggtgttgatcattaaactcacctgctttagtgactggctggaaagaaaacctgcagtggcTCGACCCTCCAtgacacgagtttgacacccctggtttagggtaaaacatggctgccataaattaattaaaaaggtAATTTTGGGCCCTAAATACGAGACTCGCTCTAGAACTAGCATAGCTAATTAACTTTTTAAACTTCATTATGTCTCGTGAGCGgcagtgcaccaaagaaaaggaaagccatcaccatggaagtgaaaatgaacatcgtAAAAGGATAcacgcccaccaatattggctgcTTTTTTGGTCCCAACTgccatgaccatcattaaggataaagattattgaatgctgAGGGGGGGGTCAtggagatctgggaggagaagagaaggttatccttccagacaaGCCTGGGTCTTGaaattaatctttttattactgtattttatgtccttcatgtgttctgtgtacagtgtgagtaacGTAGGacttaatttaggtataatttacACTTGCACTAAAATCTGGTTTATATCACAGTCTAGGAAAGGGACTCATTAGTAACCCGAGCACCACCTGTATAGAGATGTTAAAATGAACACATTTCATATTTGGACAACCTGTGTTGCAGCTCTTTTTAAGACAATAAACACGACATTTGTTAAACGGCCTTTGTTTCACAGGAGGCAGACTGTCACAAGCACTCCATGCTGGATTGAGTTGCATTTGAACGGTCCTCTACAGTGGCTAGACAAGGTTCTGACTCAGATGGGTTCCCCGTCTGCACGCTGTTCCAGTATGTCCTAAACAACAAAGGAACCCCACcttcccaaaaaagaaaaaaaaaattctattgtTGAGTCCTATCTTCGGAAACCCAGCAGAATTATTTTTCTGTCATATACGTCATAGTATTTGTGACCCTGTTCCATATACCTCtaaacatatatacacacattcacGTGCGCACACGCTCACCCTCACACAGATTTTTCAGTAAACAATTTGGCACTTTGTTAGTCATCTTTGTCTTGCACCTTGTTAAATTCCCCCGAATCCTGtattaatatttcatcattttgtgGTACAATGAAAAGTGTTTTTGTCCAGGATACCAAAAATATCAGAATATTTCTCAGTGTTGCGGAAAGGATTTTTCCTCCAGCCCGCACCCGACTTGTTCTGAGCAATTATGTTTTCGTTTCTCTGAGAAACATGGCTCATGAGGATTTCTGTCACTTAGcttagtggggaaaaaaacaaaaacaaagcaaaagtgGCCGTGGGGCTGAACTTTTATCAAATTTGATGAAATCCACCTCACTGTTTGCTAGGCTTGACCCCTTTTGTGTCGTTATAAGACATACTACTTAACTGACGAATAGGAATGTTGGTTTAAAAATCCGCCAAAACCCTAAACAAACTGAAAAGTCAGTatgtttgttaatttttttgtcattatatgGCAGTATTTGTGTCCACGATGAAGTCAGTCTGCATCCCGACATACAGCCTGGTTTACAAACTAGGCTTGCAGGGTGCACTGGGCGGGAACCAGAGAGTATCGGCTATTGATGAGAGCTTTTTTGCTTTATGACACGACACCGGGAGTCCTTGCACTCCGAGGGGAGGCATTGAAATGTCTCCCCAGGATTCACTGAAAGTATCCATCATTGATTTTTAGCCTGTATCCCAATTGTTTTGCTACTTTTTTGTATtctcatgtatttttatatatatatatataaatatacttcAAACATTTCTGTCATTCGCATTTTCTATTAAAGTAATATTTTCAATAACAGCTGTTTCAAAACTGACCTGGAGGGTTTTGGTTTCTTTCATTTAGCCCCACAGGTTCAGCTGGAATTCATTTCCAGTAGCGGCTCTTTGTCCCACTGGAATTTTTCTTCCTCCGTATGTTCTGTAccctctttttaaaaatgttttttttttccaaagaaatgtgGTGCGTTTTTAATtatatcaacaaaaaatgccagaaacagtcaaaatacaattttctgCAATGGGCTGATTCTTTTCATCGCTTCacgtatttttgaaaaaagaaatcatGAGGCTTTTTGTGCTTCGTCCAGAAATTTAATGTCCGCTTGCTATCATTGGCTTTTGAAGTTCTTCAAACGTGATTACTTACCTAAAGACGAGTGCAAAATGTGCCCCCTCACTGGGACATTTGGTGTTCAAGTGTATTGTATTTGTTCTGTATATGAAATATAGAAATACAACACTTATTTGCTCTTCCCTTATTGTCAGTATGTGGCTGGTGCAAGTTCAACATGACCCCCGCCCCCTCCTTGATGTACATGCATTCATGTCATGGCACTAGAGATTGTACTTGAAATGCACCTAGTGACTTGAAAACGCGGAAATGATCCATGTGTTACATAATTGTATCTTTGGCCTACAACATATGAATGTGAAAAAAACCTTACAAAAACCAATGTGGACCATACGTACATATACATTATagtagtacagtatgtgtgtatttaaCGGTTATCTTTTTTGCAAAGCAGTCAGTATAGTAgatgttgcaattttaccagTAGAGGGCGATATTCTTagagcagttttttttctgaccaTGAGCTTCTCAGGCGGGGTATATTATGCAGACTTAATAAAACACTAATAAAGATTTCTATTCTCCTGACTCATGTTTACTCATTGTAGTTTTACACCAGGGCTTCTGTTCTAGAactcaaaacaaaccaaaatgatATCAAATCATGcaattgttatttttcattgtttccgTACTTTTAGCTGAGTTGTACGCTTGGCAATACAGTTTCAGCTGCTTTTGCTTATCTGTGGAATTAAGGTCCTTTGTTGCcttggccatatgttttgggtcattatgCTGGAAGAGCCATCTACAAcacattttcagtgttttgcCTGAAGCCAGGAAGTTCTCATCAGATTCAAGGGTACATGGCCTCAAACATTAGGCATTCAACTTGGGTTTTCTGGACATTGTGTCTCCTTATTGATATAAACCTACCAAAATGATGGACAATTTgcaacaataaaagtgacatccacatgcatcatggccaattatgctaATTTGGCAATGGCAACGCACTGCCACGACTAGATTgctgtcctgtgggaaacatactgtacagtgtaaGTTACTACACAATAGTCACAGCCAGGTATTTCACAAATGGTTTAATTAGATAAATCATACCTATCAACATATGTGTTGTAAAATAAAGGAAATATTCCGGAAAAATTGGAAAATTCGAATCTTCCCAAAAAATTTTACAACCGTGATATTTTATTcacgtacttttttttttgaaggcgTACTCGACTTACCTGTTAGAGGCTGTATTACAAGATGTTGCCAGAGTGTTGCCgaaatgaaatttaaaatatGGGAAACTAATGAAACGGGAAGGCACCGGGAAAGTAAGTCAATACGGTAGTTTCCTGGTCGAAATAGGAGGTTTGACGGGTATGGGAAAAAGTAGATAATAACTTTCGTCttactgcttttattttgcagcgcAAAATACAGCCGCCCTTGTTTTTTCCTCACTGGCCACCGTAGGCTACGTCAGAAGTAAACACTGTGCTAACTGTAGCTATACACTTGGAGCTAACATGGCTTTTACTCTGTACTCCCTCATTCAAGCAGCGATTTTGTGCGTGAACGCCGTGGCTGTTTTACACGAAGAAAGATTTTTGAGTAAAAGTAAGTTGTACTAATTGTGTACCTTTGTTTTTCATTCCAAATGTAACAATTTTGACAGCTAATGCTAGCTACCATTTCTACAGAGGAGCCTTTTTCAAGGGTCATACCACACGACTGGCAGAGCTTAAAGGCTGGATAGAATTACTCCATCAGTTCTAATTTATATGTGTCTGATAACTTGTAAGTGTAATGAGAAGAATTACAAGAGTGTCACTGTCGATGTATGCATTGTAGTTGGCTGGGGAGTGGACCAGAGTGTGGGAGGATTTGGTGATGAACCAGGCATCAAAGTGCAGCTGATGAACCTGATTCGCTCTGTAAGGACCGTAATGAGAGGTGAGCGTCACAACccgtttttaaatatataaatatttcttCAAATGTGAATGCCTCAGCACAAATCCCAGTTACACATTATTTACACAGTCGATTCTTTTGCAGTTCCTTTGATCGCAGTGAATGCTGTCTGCAtcattttgctgctgctgtttggaTGACGAAAATGAGTGGGAAAGTAATTGGATGAAGAATCTGAGTGAGGAAAGAAGCAATTAATATCTCAGGAAGCTGTTGATGTTTagaatgttgaaaaacaaaaaaacctatCACACAATAAGACTTTTGTCTTTCAAGTTTTTTGCCCTAATATGTAGTGGTGTAAAGAAATTGTGAAATGCGTTGTATTCCTGTTAATAAAGAATTTGTTGCATCGCACTTGCCGTCCATTCAGCcgggggtgggcgatactgtattttttttgtatcgCTCTGATACCAGCTAAACACAGCGTAAGTTTTGCCTTACCTTTTGACCTTTTGACCTCTTGACATTTTCAGGCTCCTGCAataattttgtgatttttgccttgAATTTGTTGAATCACATGGTGAATAAACCTCATGgcgaaatatattattttttaatttatcccTCTTTATTTGTGAACACTTTAATAGTACAggcgtcccttgccacttccggttttcgcggcttcactcgcACGGTTTTTCAGACTAAATAGaatattatgtatttaatttCAGTTCAATTAGGTCAGAGACCAAATGAAAGGATCAGgaagttcttgttttttttaaggttttttttaaattaagcataaCCCAGTAGTTAACAATAGTGAACTTTTTGACAATTTGTCAAATTGTATGACTTATTAAATTTTTTATGAGCTGTAAACTGTAATCACTAAAATTATTAATAAGTGTAGAAAAatgttcttgaaatatttccAGTTAATCTATATGAGTTTCAAATTTTCTAAGTCATTGAGATGCACCAgtatataaaaacaataaagtaataaaacaatatttgtcTCAAGTCAAACTTGGTCATACTGTACTTAGATGCACAAATTTTGGACGGATGGGAAATGTGTTGTATTCCTGCAGAAATAGTCGCCCATTGCCAGCTTGTTTGTCCCATCACACTTGCCGTCCTTTCAATTATTAACTAGGCTTGGACGATACTAAATAATACAAAGTAACAACGGGGTAAGTGTTGTCGACACCGATGCTTTTTAAACCACTTTTCAAGTTAATgcaacacaataaaaacatatgCGTGTCAAATAAATATAGAAGTGAACTACAAAGATAAATCACAGCACGATTTTATCGACCAAACACTGACACCCTGGTTGGTGTTGACCTCTGGATCGACTTCGATAACTTCTTCCGGTGTCTTGACGAGTTGTGATTTGAGTACACAAGTGTCGGCGTTGTCCTAGCAAAATGAGATATTTGCATTCTTATTGTATTGCTTCTCTCTCCGTGTGTTCTGTGTATGTGGTGTACGCGTACATCTACCGTTCTCATAAGTTACTGAAAACAAATGCACTCAGCTACGACAGACTTCCGAGTGTTGCgtatctttttctgaaatgtctgAGTAACGCTCTTACTCGGAGAAAAGGCAGTTTGtacaaaaagagtaggaagaggAACGGCGAGGTGGTGTATGCCGTCCATAACTGCAGGTAAGCGCTAGCTACTTCCGCACAGAGCGGAAAGGTGAAgtgagtgtttgtgtttcaGGGTGGACGTGAAGCTGTTGAGGAGCTTCTGCAGTGCCACAGGTTATGGTTGGGATTACCCAGACAGTCAATACAGAGACATCCCCCTCTGCTTCCCTCAGGAGATGTGCtacaagctgctgctgctggccaTTGCTGATGACAACTTCCTGTTGAGTCCCCTTGGTAGGGTCATTCATCCAGCATTTTTATAGTGTTCACACTagtgcagtggtgtccaaatttgcaagctgttttttttttttttatcagccctcagcacattgtaaaataaaattcaatgGGAAAACAGTGATTTTAGAGAATAAAGACATCATTACgataaaaaattacaagaaaagttgaaatatttttgaaaataaggagcagaacaacagcaaaaatataaagagcagtcattttctgagaataaagttgaaatagaaagtcacaaaaaaaatgcaactttttgtttctcatattacattaaaaaaatgtctgttttcattaataattcaatgtcttgaaatgtattttctcgtaatattatgacttcaatcctttaatatttcccatattttgactttattcatgtaatatttaccctttttttccaaccaaaatTTACTAAATATTcaactttctcttttttttttgtccctcagCATGTTACCAAAaataatgtgtgttttctttttcttcttttttttttaaaacacaattttttaattaaaaaaatatgtaatcaagttggaaaatttgtttgggaaAAACATAATATTACTAAATTACgtcaaaacattacagaaataaaatgataatattctaagaaaaaaattccaaggagaaagttgaaatgaaacAGAGGAATagggcagcaaaaaaaaaaaaaaagtaaaatgcaagGAGAAAAAGGTCgtactaataatgggctttgTCACCTTGCacacaaagctgttttttgtttaaatgtataATGTCttggcatatctacatgggttggtttacaaaatgtaaataaaacaccAAAATGGCACTCCTTTGATTTTTTGGTATGCGGCGGTCGGTGAGAaaagttgggacacccctgctctagtggCTGATGTTTAATTAAACACATGCTGACTGTACAGTAATACTTGTAGTTACTTGCTTCACGATGTGATCACCTGACTTCTCCAGGTCTGTTGTGTGTGCGTCAGAGCATTAAAAGCCATCAACCAGTGGATGAGCTGAAGAAAGGTCCCTTTGTGCTCCGAGTTCAAGTCCTGGTGTACAGACTTGTTGATGCGGGCGTGGAGGTGGACGTGCGTCTGTCAGCTTTTTCACGATGTGAGAGTGTTGTATGGGAGAGCATCATTACACTGCTGTCCAAAAACGAGCCCCAACAAGCCAACAAATGTGTAGCCAAGAAAGAAAATGAGGGTGAGCATTCATGTGAAGATAGCCTATGAAAGCTCTTTTGATAGGCCACCGTGACATGGCAGCAATTAACTGAACCGCTTTATGTTGCTTGTGTTGGCAGGTGAAAAGAATGAAGTGGTGCTGACAAATGCGAAGCAAGTGGAGCTGAGCGTTCCCCTGAGCACTGGGCCACCATGTCCCTGGTCCTTCTTTGACCACTGGCTCCTCTTTCTGCCAGCCGGCCTGCTAGGCTTGAAGTTGCGTCCCGTTTCCAGCGTGTGGATGTTGTCTGTCTGCCTGGCTGAAATAGAGAAGCGTGATGGTAATTCTCCAGCACTTCTTTGTGATTTGATTGATTTTACGTTCCAAAATCACCCAAGCTGTGTGACCACTCGCTCCCTCTCATTGCATGTTGACCTCACCAGGGGTCGGAGTCGTCACATCTCCAGTGAACATCGTGGCCCAGTTTCAGGACCCTTTGTTGGCACCAAGCAAAGTGAAACTTTTATTTTGGAAGTGTCCTACACAAGATCTCGCCTTTCAAATGCAGCAACACAGCAGCGGCAGCAAGTGTCACTTACAGGGAATGATATCGCGGACTTAACAGGAAGTAATGGttatcatttttgtcaaaaaagtcTCATATTATTGTCTCCCAGGGAATATTTCATGCATAAAACTCAACGTGAAACATTATGAAGGAGGATTAGGAccacatttaaaagaaaaaaagtggaaatattgAATGTTTGAACAAGATATCGCGCTAACAATAATAAAGATTAAACACACTTCTTAGCACAGGGTTGTCCCAAAAAAATGGgctgttttttcctcattcaccataagcaggtaataatttctaaatacattaatagttatactgtaaatacaagtataacgtacagcatacatgcgccactactgaaaaaaaacaaatttttttacatgtttttatctTTACAAGGGCTGTCCAATGATGAAAATACACAttgtttaatcagattaatcacagttaataaattaattcattgtgACCAATCACCATTTCCAactgtgaaatatgcccattttgacTGTGTTTTAGCCGACATATAGAGTCCTGATaacaattttaagaccagttgaaaaattgcacgaattaaaattttgcactaTTGGACCTTAAtcaggttctaagtagagttccaaaatgcaaaatgaagaaatgggagtatgacaaaaatgtatttgagtaagcaatttattgcaaacaaccgttttctatgccgcttctcctcatgagggtcgcggggcatgctggagcctatcacagtggacttcgggcaacaggcggggtacaccctggaccggtcatcagccaatggcagggcacatatagacaaacaaccattcacactcacattcatacctatggacaattta
Encoded proteins:
- the LOC129179514 gene encoding immediate early response 3-interacting protein 1: MAFTLYSLIQAAILCVNAVAVLHEERFLSKIGWGVDQSVGGFGDEPGIKVQLMNLIRSVRTVMRVPLIAVNAVCIILLLLFG
- the si:ch211-12e13.1 gene encoding uncharacterized protein si:ch211-12e13.1 isoform X1, producing MRYLHSYCIASLSVCSVYVVYAYIYRSHKLLKTNALSYDRLPSVAYLFLKCLSNALTRRKGSLYKKSRKRNGEVVYAVHNCRVDVKLLRSFCSATGYGWDYPDSQYRDIPLCFPQEMCYKLLLLAIADDNFLLSPLGLLCVRQSIKSHQPVDELKKGPFVLRVQVLVYRLVDAGVEVDVRLSAFSRCESVVWESIITLLSKNEPQQANKCVAKKENEGEKNEVVLTNAKQVELSVPLSTGPPCPWSFFDHWLLFLPAGLLGLKLRPVSSVWMLSVCLAEIEKRDGVGVVTSPVNIVAQFQDPLLAPSKVKLLFWKCPTQDLAFQMQQHSSGSKCHLQGMISRT
- the si:ch211-12e13.1 gene encoding uncharacterized protein si:ch211-12e13.1 isoform X2, which gives rise to MCYKLLLLAIADDNFLLSPLGLLCVRQSIKSHQPVDELKKGPFVLRVQVLVYRLVDAGVEVDVRLSAFSRCESVVWESIITLLSKNEPQQANKCVAKKENEGEKNEVVLTNAKQVELSVPLSTGPPCPWSFFDHWLLFLPAGLLGLKLRPVSSVWMLSVCLAEIEKRDGVGVVTSPVNIVAQFQDPLLAPSKVKLLFWKCPTQDLAFQMQQHSSGSKCHLQGMISRT